TGGGTAGGGGAGACAGCCTGAGTGGCAATTAGGGTAAAATTCAAACTGAAACTTTGTTTTCTGACGAGGAAATCAGATACAGCGGAACAATGTTTTTTGATGTGTATGTATCCTTGTTGTGAGCTAACGGCACCCAAACATGAGGGGCCTGAACCCAAACAGTGTAAAAACCTCTGGTTTAGATTGGTATGAGTCTGTACACCTGGCCCCGCAGGTATAAAGTAGTAGTTAGAACAGTTTGATGCAATATTTATTGGAATGTATTGAAGCACATCATTGGAATCTATATCTTACTGGATACCTATATAAGTATATGATTAGTAAATAAAATTTTGTTTATCTATTTAATGAGATTTACCAGTAGGGCTGTACATGGCTGTTACATATCCCGCTTAGCTTGAGTAAGCTGGGGGACACAATGTGCTGTAAAGAACTGATTATGGCAAGTGTAAAGTACAGAGCTCCCTTTTCCTGTGTGAGGTGAAAAACATAGgatattaaaaaaatgctttttctaGGGCTGACAGCCAAGTTAGTTCTTAAGAAAAAAGCTTCATTCCAGTTGTGAAAATGTGTGGTCTTATGAATCAAATAATAAACAAACTCTGAGGGCCTCTTTCTTATTGATCAGTTAATCCCTTAAACATACAGAGAGCTGTTACTACACGTTACAAGCCATCTAAATAAGGCATTACTCTGACAAAGCTTTCTCTATAAGTACTTAGTATTGTTGCAGCCAGGCAGCCTTGGCAGGAAATTCCATAAAAAGGGGAGAACAATGGAAATGGCTTGTGTCCCAATAGATGTCCACTATGCAGACAGTTTTCTATTACTGATATTTGTTTAAACTCCTACAGAACTGATTTATGTGAGCAAACAATCACGTCATGATCACTAACAGTGACCGTGTAGAGTGACGGCATATGCCAACAGTTGGCAGGAAAAATGTGCAATTTAAAACTGAGAAGACAAACTTAATACAAGTAACAGATAGAATTTTGTCACTTGATCTCACATCATATAGTGGTACATATGAGAATGGTACAGTCACAAAAGCTTTCTGTGTCCAATGCAGAGTCAAAGCAAAGCTAAATCACTAACTCTTCTCATGCAAGAACCAAAAAGCccacaaaatataaacatttttgccTGCAATTGTAAGAAACTGGGGCCTCTATTACCTGGATGTCTTAGAATAGGTGTGATCATGTATCAACACATGCAGAAAAGCCTTAAAGTTAGTTTATCACTGGTATCTCTCAGTTTGATGTACAGTATGATGGGTCCCTTCTCTCTCCTTGTTAAAGTGCATTATAAATCTGTGCCTGTGTAGTTGTAAGGTACATTATCCGTGTACAGGCTATGAAAATATGGTAAGCTGTTCTTGCTAACCTATGACAAATAACCCATGGTTGTGTTCTATTAGCAATAACATCAAGCCTTTAGCCCATGCTGCCTAAATGGGGTTATAACACAAAAGGAGGGATATAGGACATGGTAAGGAATGATGTAGCCAGGCTACAAATGCAGGggcaggggctgctataagaaaccatagacagtaactacttagtgggctggtgggggctgtttgggcctctgtgtaatcaAAATGCCAAGGTCCCCGAAAAAATCCCAGTCCTGGCCTGAATGTTGCCAACCACTTGATTTATAATTCACCTTTAAAAATGTTGCGTCAGGGTGGAAAGATAATAGCTATTGTTTGGTTGTGAAAATCTTCTTTAGCGTAgacaagactaaaggtggccatacacgcaccgatattatcgtacgaaacctcgtttcgtacgataatcggtgcgtgtatggcatgtcggcgagttgaccgatatcgcaggaagctgccgatatcggacgactcgccgatcggacaagtttgaaaattttgatcgggcgccatagaaggcgcctgaccaaaattctcccttcagagctgaatcggcagaaggaggtagaaatcctattgtttctacctccttacctgccgattcagtcctgaatggtgtgtggcggatcttacgatgtttcgtgcgaccgatggtcgcacgaaacatcgtcggatcgccacgtgtatggccaccttaacagggtTTTTTAATAAGCATACGACATAgtgcaaaatgcataaaacagATGCAACTTccatggtttttgcactttgcctgtGCTTATTACACAGGAAGTGCCAAACAGGCAGGATACAGTTGGGCCCAGTACTTACCACCCACCCTATGACAGACGTAGAGTATTTTCTGTCCACAATGATcggggccggaactagggttaggcagataATGCATCTGGCTAGGATGCAAcgacctctcctgcctacccctagtctgtcaCTTGTTCCTATGTTTGAGCATTTTGCCCCTCACTGAGCTGGAAATTATGCAGGCAGCAAACTACTTGTaatcactgcaattttttttctcattgacaACAAGATGATCCAGGATTGCTGCAGGGCCAGTAGTTTGGGAGTTAATCTTCTATTCAGGAGGCTTTTGAAACAGGAAGACATTCTGCATTAGGTGCCCCCTCTTTCTCCACTCACACTACTGTGCTGGGCTCTGGAGAGGTAGCATAGCATTAATGAACCCACCACAGCCCCACATACCTGAACTGACATGGACACAATGTTGTAATAAAGTATTTCCCCATAAGCCCTGATTCAATATGTACCTTATTGCATGCATCATATCTATGCCAGTTTATCTAACAGGGCACAACACCAATTTTGGGAGTGTGGGAAGTTTGTgtggagtggctttttgccataCCAAGTCACTACCACCTGAGGTAAGTTTCCCAACTATCACATGGTAAGAGACCCCTGCAACCAATGTACAGTACACTGCATATGAAATGTGTAGGCTCCAAATGCTGAAAGGATTGTGAGGTACTGTGGTGTCTTCATAGAGTGTTTTAGCTGCCTCAGTTTCTCTGGCTTTTATGGAAAATAGATTTTTGGTTTGCTAATAGGGGCAGTATATCTCCTTGTTTATCAATAAaggagttcaatgaataggactGTTGCTGAGCATACATTCTGTCTGTTGTTTTGGTATTTCTTGAGCCAAGCAAATACTAGATTCAGTTACAAACTTCCTGGGACTTCTGACCAACTGTGAGGAGAGGGAAAGGTGTCTTATTAGATTGCTTATGTACAAATAAAGCACAATAGATTTCTGCTTACTTGTAATCCAAAAAAGTCACACTGTTTATACAAAGCTGATTAGATCTATTTTTTAAACTAACAGTTTATTACCTGGAAGCAgtaagttaaaaaacaaacaataatcctTAACTGCTTTATAAatcaaaaataagtaaataagattgtttttaaTCAAAGACATGATACATAAGCAGAAAATATCAGTAAGTGGAGGTGCCTTCTCAGGTCCTACTTCATAGGTAATTTCAATACATATTTGTAAAACAGGTCAACGTCAACTTTTTAAGTTTTGGACCCTAAAAGGCAAAAATGTGGCACCATCTCTTCCAAAGCATCTGTGCAaatatacacacaggggcacatatATAAACGCTTTGCAATTACCTGTGAGACagagtattaatatttaaaagtacacattaatataaaatatatagtgtcTATGTGCCTTTCCACAAAGATCCGGGAGACACATTCTCCCTCTATCcaaaaaacactaataaaacTGTCAACCAGAAAGCGATTTTAGGGAGAAACAGTGAAGCAAAGAGAACAGCAATATGGGCGTGGTTAGCAGTCAGTGGGCAGATACAGAGCTTTTGATTGGACCATTAGGCCTGGGGGCAGGAAAGGATTGACAAATGGGCAAGGCGGGTGGGGATCCCATTGGAGCACAGGTAGAGAGATTATGAAAGTTCATTGGGAAGTGCCCGGGGTTGCCGTGCGGTTTGGCTCGGTCTCCCAGTGACATTGGGCGCTAATACATTGCACAGGCGGAGTCCGGGAAAGTTGTGTTGCTACTGGGGAAATCTCTGTATATCCGCTGCGGGCTGAACAATTAAGAAATGGGAGCAGCCGAGCGGGTTACACGAATCAATTGATGGACGAAGTCTCCGCGATAAAGGACTGAATCGGGAAGGAAAATAACTTTTAGCGCACTTGTCAACGCTAAAGATGGTGCAGTTTGTGTTGCTGGGAGTTTATCCATAAGCGCCTCTTTCTGCCTGTGTCGGGCTCAAGCTTCCCGTCTCCTATCCCGGGCTCTCCTGCCTCCCCAGGGCTATCGCTGGGCACCTCGGAGCCCCAGTCCGACcaggctccccccccccatgccactTCCACTCTCCGACCTCTCATTCTCCATTCATTGTGCGACGCGTCCAAAGTCCGAGGCAGCGGCAAGTGTCGTGCGGTCCCTGCGTACTAAATACACTGTACGGAGCTCTGTCCGGCAATACACATGGCGAGCGCTGACAGTCCCGCTGCTGGGAGGCAATCAGGTACTTATGGGGCAGGGAGATCACTTTGCTGCGATACACACACTTGCTTCTTCCACTGTTATTATTCTAAtaactattatttatattttattgcacaTAAGGCTTCACTTTGCAGTTCTTACATAATTAATATGCCCAACACACATAAATACCTTGCTGCATGATACACAAATTAGTAACTagtcatatacttttttttaatgttgttctCATGAATATCCACAAATCTACTACTGTTTATAGAATTCTTATCAATTGTATTTTTGTTCCAGAGTGGATCCAGGGACTGAGTATGCAGTGTGCTGCAGCCACAAGGCTAACGATCTGTTTGGCCCCAGAATGAGAAGAACACTTCTAACAAACATGAGCTGTGCCTCTATCTCAGGCCTAGATCTGCCTTAAAGGGAAATATAGCAGATACCCTGCATCTGGACAACACATCATGGGCAGGTTAAAATCTGGCACTTTTGCACTACTGTTTGTGATTCTACTTCTGGACTATTTTGCACCTGTGCGACCAGCATCCAAAGCTATTGTCTGCCAAGAGATAACTGTGCCCATGTGCAAGGGCATTGGCTATAATCACACCTATATGCCCAACCAGTTTAATCACGATACTCAAGATGAAGCGGGCATGGAAGTGCATCAGTTTTGGCCTCTGGTTGTGATCCAGTGCTCACTTGATTTGAAATTTTTTCTTTGTAGCATGTATACACCTATCTGTCTGCCTGACTATAGGAAGCCTCTCCCTCCCTGCAGATCAGTGTGTGAGAGAGCTAAAGCAggttgttctcctttaatgagaaaGTATGGCTTTGCTTGGCCAGAGAGAATGAACTGTGATAGACTGCCAGAGCATGGCGACCCAGATACACTCTGCATGGACTATAACTGGACTGAGACAACCACAACTCCACCACCCACACACCCACCGAAAGTGAAAACACCTTCTAGCGACTGTGATGGAGTCTGCAAATGCAGGGAACCTTTCCTCTCCATAACTAGAGAATCCCACCCGCTGTACAACAGAATCAAAACTGGGCAGGTTCCTAATTGTGCTATGCCATGTTTTCAGCCCTACTTCACGCAGGATGAAAAGACATTTGCTACTTTCTGGATTGGGTTGTGGTCCATTCTGTGTTTCATCTCAACCTTTACTACAGTAGCCACATTTCTGATTGACATGGAGCGGTTTAGATATCCAGAGCGTCCTATTATTTTTTTATCAGCTTGCTATCTGTTTGTATCCATTGGGTACATTGTCAGACTTATAGTAGGACATGAAAATGTGGCCTGCAACAAAGATCACATTCACTATGAGACCACAGGACCAGCTC
The genomic region above belongs to Xenopus tropicalis strain Nigerian chromosome 9, UCB_Xtro_10.0, whole genome shotgun sequence and contains:
- the fzd5 gene encoding frizzled-5, with the protein product MGRLKSGTFALLFVILLLDYFAPVRPASKAIVCQEITVPMCKGIGYNHTYMPNQFNHDTQDEAGMEVHQFWPLVVIQCSLDLKFFLCSMYTPICLPDYRKPLPPCRSVCERAKAGCSPLMRKYGFAWPERMNCDRLPEHGDPDTLCMDYNWTETTTTPPPTHPPKVKTPSSDCDGVCKCREPFLSITRESHPLYNRIKTGQVPNCAMPCFQPYFTQDEKTFATFWIGLWSILCFISTFTTVATFLIDMERFRYPERPIIFLSACYLFVSIGYIVRLIVGHENVACNKDHIHYETTGPALCTVVFLLIYFFGMASSIWWVILTFTWFLAAGMKWGNEAIASYSQYFHMAAWLIPSVKSIAVLALSSVDGDPVAGICFVGNQNLDNLRGFVLAPLVVYLFTGTMFLLAGFVSLFRIRSVIKQGGTKTDKLEKLMIRIGIFSVLYTVPATIVVACYIYEQHYREHWEKAHNCSCPGDKKRYRPDYAVFMLKYFMCLVVGITSGVWIWSGKTLESWKRFTGRCCRNSKPINASAYSEASRALTARTGLSSSTLHHKQVPLSHV